The genomic DNA CTGCTGTCCAATTCGGGCAGGTAGCGCCTCCGGCCGAAGACCGTCGAGGTGTACCCGTCCTTGCGAGCCTGGTCGACGACGTCGCGCAGGTAGTCGCGGATGCCGCCAAACCGGGCGAAGTACTGGTCCATCTGGACCTTCGCCTCTTCGGTGGAGATCTTCAGCTGTGCGGCAAGGCCGTAGGCACTCAACCCGTAGGCCAGACCGTAGGACATGGCCTTGACCCGGCGCCGCAGCTCGGGCGTCACCTCGTCGATCGGCACGTCGAAGGCGCGGGACGCGACGAACGAGTGCAGGTCCTCGCCGGTGTTGAAGGCCTCGATCAGACCCTCGTCGCGGGACAGGTGCGCCATGATGCGCATCTCGATCTGGCTGTAGTCGGCGGTCATCAACTCGGCGTAGCCCTCGCCGACCACGAAGCCGTTGCGGATCCGGCGGCCGTCCTCGGTGCGGATCGGGATGTTCTGCAGGTTGGGCTCGGTGGACGACAACCGTCCGGTCGCGGCGATGGTCTGGTTGAACGTCGTGTGGATGCGGCCGTCGGAGGCCACGGAGTTGAGCAGACCGTCGACGGTCACCTTCAGCCGCGTCGCGTCGCGGTGGGCCAGTAGGTGCTGCAGGAACGGGTGCCCGGTCTTGTCGAAGAGTGACTGCAGCGCATCCGCATCCGTCGTGTACCCGGTCTTGGTGCGCTTGGTCTTCGGCATCTCGAGTTCGTCGAACAGCACGACTTGGAGCTGCTTGGGCGAGCCGAGGTTGATCTGCTTGCCGATCACCGAGTAGGCCGCCTCTGCCGCGTCCCGGATCAGGTCGGCGAACTGGCTCTGCAGTTCGCCGAGCAGGTCCAGGTCGACGGCGATGCCACGGGACTCCATGGCGGCGAGCGCCCGCTGCACCGGTAGCTCCATCTGGCCGAGCAGCGACGAGGAGTCGATGCGGGCGAGTTCCTCGTCGAGCGCATCGGCGAGGTCCATCACGGCCGATGCCCGCAGCAGCAGCGTCTGCACCGCCTGATCGTCGACGCCGTCGGCATCGTCGAGCAGCGAGAGCTGTTGCTGCTCCGGGCCTTCCGCACGGAGTTCACGGCGCAGGTAGCGCACCGACAGATCGTCGAGGGCGAAGCTGCGCTGGCCCGGACGGACCAGATAGGCCGCGAGCGCGGTGTCGGACGTGACCCCGCGCAGCGTCCAGCCGCGTCCCTCGAGGTCGTGCATCGCCAGTTTCGCCTCGTGCAGGGCCTTGGGCGGGCCGGGGTCGGCCAACCACGACGACAGCGCCGCTTCGTCCTCCGGGCCGAGGGTGGTCGTGTCGATGTAGCAGCCCTCGCCGTCGGCGGCCACGATCGCCAGCGCCGTCGCGTCACCGTCGTACGCCAGGTGGGTCCCGACGACGGCCAGCCCGAACCGGTTGCCCAGGCTGTGCTCGGACAGCCATGCCGCGAGGGTGCCCGGCTCGAGGACGCCGCCGCGGACGTCGAAGCCGACCTCGACCTCGGGGTCCGCCGACGCGAGCGTCTCGAAGAGCCGGTCGCGCAGCACCCGGAACTCGAGGTCGTCGAACAGGCGGTGGATCTGATCGCGGTTCCACGGCTGCATGCGCAGCGTGTCGGGCGTCTGCGCGAGCGGGACGTCCTTGACCAGCTGGGTCAGCTCGCGGTTGAGGATCACGTGAGAGACGTTGGCGCGCAACGCATCCCCGACCTTGCCCTTGACGGTGTCGACCTGGTCGACGAGGGCCTGCAGCGAGCCGTACTCGACGATCCACTTCGACGCCGTCTTCTCCCCCACCCCCGGGATGCCCGGCAGGTTGTCGCTGGGGTCGCCGCGCAGAGCGGCGAAGTCCGGGTACTGGGTCGGCGTCAGGCCGTACTTCTCAACGACGGCCTCGGGCGTGAAGCGGGTCAGCTCGCTGACGCCCTTGCGCGGGTACAGCACCGTCACGTCGTCACTGACCAGTTGCAGCGCGTCGCGGTCGCCCGTGACGATCAGAACGCGGTACCCCTCATTCTCGGCCTGGGTGGCCAGCGTGGCGATGATGTCGTCCGCCTCGAACCCCGGCTCCGCGAGCACCGTGATGCCCAGGGCGCCGAGCACCTCCTTGGTGATGTCGATCTGCCCGCGGAACTCGTCGGGCGTCGCCGAGCGGCCCGCCTTGTACTCCGGGTACCTCTCCATGCGGAACGTCTGCCGCGACACGTCGAAGGCCGACGCGATGTGGGTCGGCTGCTCGTCGCGCAGCAGGTTGATGAGCATGGCGGTGAATCCGTACACCGCATTCGTGGTCAGACCGCCCTGGGTCTTGAAGTTCTCCGCAGGCAGGGCGAAGAACGCCCGAAAGGCCAGCGAATTGCCGTCCAGCAGCATCAGTGTCGGCTTGGTATCGGCCGACGGGGTTCCGGCGGCGCGCTGCGGCGCGGTCTTGGCAGGGCTCACGCCCTCACTCTATTCATCGGGTCCGACGCGCAGTCGACGCCGAGCCATCTCGACCAGAACCCGCGCCGCCGGGCTCATCGGCCCGTCCGCACGCCAGGCGAAGACGAGGCGGCCCCGCAGTTCCGGCACGATCGGCAGCACGTGCAGGCCCGCCCGCGCCGCCGCGGCCACCTCGGGGAGCAGCGCGACGCCAAGGCCACGCTCGGCGAGGTCGGCCAGCGCACCAGGCGTCGTCGCCTCGAACGCCACCCGGACCGCGACCCCCGCCGCCGCGCACGCCTCGTCGAACCGGCGGCGGATGCCCGTGCCCGGCGGCAACGCGATGACGGGCCGTTCCGCCAGATCGGTGACCGCGACGGCGCGCCGTCGCACCCACGGGTCCGCCTTGCCGACCGCTGCGACGATGCGCTGATCGGTCACCACCTCGGCGGCGAGCCCGTCCGGAACGTGGTCGGAGATCGACACGATCGCCGCGTCGAGCCGCCCCATGCGGATGCCGTCGATCAGCGCCTCGGAGTCGTCGCTGCCGAGCGAGATGTCGACCCCGGGGTGCGCGACGTGGAACTCCGCCAGCAGTCCGGGAAGGTCGACGTCGTGGGCGGTCACCGCACCGATCGCGACCGAGCCACGGACCAGTTGGCCGAGTTCGTCGACCGCGGTGCGCGCGGCGGCCACCGAAGCGAGCGCGGCGCGTGCATGCGGCAGCAGCGCCGTGCCGGCCGCCGTCAGTCGCACCTCGCGCTTGCCCCGATCGAAGAGCGGTTCGCCGAGCTCGCGCTCGAGCCGGGCGATCTGCGCACTCACCGCCGGTTGCGCGACGTGGACGCGACCCGCCGCACGGGTGAAGTTGGCCTCTTCCGCCACCGCGACCACGTATTCGAGCTGACGCAGTTCCATAACTGATGATTATAGTTTGGTGTCGAAATCGCTATTGGACTTATGATTACGGGGCTTCCACGCTGGAGTCATGTCCACGAACTCCAACGGCATCACCTTCGTCCTGGTCCCCGGAATGTGCCACGGGGCCTGGTGTTTCGACGAGCTGGCAGCATCCCTGCGCGAGGCGGGCCACCGGGTACTCGCGGTGACGCTGACCGGCGTGGCCGAGCGGGCGCACCTCCTCCACGGCGGGGTCAACCTCGACACCCACGTCACCGACGTCGTCTCAGCCATCGATAACGACGACGCCGCTGACGACCTGGTTCTGGTCGGGCACTCCTACGGCGGCATGGTCATCACCGGAGCCGCCGACCGCATCTCGGAACGCGTCGACGCGCTCGTCTTCATCGACGCCGTGGTGCCGCACGACGGCGAGTCGTGCTGGGACGTCGTCGACGAGGAAGAACGACGGTGGTACGTCGGCGTCGACGACAGCGGGTTCGGCGTGCCTCCCCTGCCCTTCTTCGACGAGCGGGCCACCGCCCATCCCCTGGCGAGCGTGATGCAGCGGCTGCGGGTGAGCGGCACCCTCGACCGGTTCCGCCGCCTCGAGTACGTCTACGCCCTGGACTGGCCCGGCGAGTCGCCACTTCGCCCGTCCTACGACCGGGTGCGCGACGACCCCCGATGGAACTGCCACGAACTGGACGGCAAGCACAACCTGATGCGCGACAACCCCGACGATCTGCTGCGGATCCTGCTGGACGTCGCCCAACGGTAAAACTGCAACACGTTTCAGTTCCGCGCCCATGATCGTTTAGGCTGACCGGGTGCCAGGTGATACCGATGCCGCAACGCAACTACCGGCCATCGACGGTTGGTGGAGCCAGGACGATTCCGGCGCCACCTCATTGATCGCAGGCAAGTGCACACAGTGCAGCACCTACGTCTTTCCCCCACGGGCCAACAACTGCCCGAACCCCGCGTGCGACGGCGACGAGCTGGCGCAGGTGCCGATCTCGCGCCGCGGCACGGTGTGGAGTTACACCGAGAACCGCTATCCGCCACCGGCCCCGTACCCCGCGCAGGAGTCCTTCGAGCCCTTCGCGATCGCCGCGGTGGAACTCGCCGAGGAGGGCCTGATCGTCCTCGGCAAGGTCGTCGACGGGACGTTGGCCGCCGACCTGAAGGTCGGCATGGAGATGGAGCTGACCACGATGCCGCTGTACACCGACGAGGACGGCTTCGTGCGCAGCGTCTACGCCTGGAGGATCGCATGAGCGCTAGTACGCCGGAACCGCTCTACATCCTCGGCGCCGGCATGCACCCCTGGGGCAAGTGGGGACGCGACTTCACCGAGTACGGCGTCGTCGCCGCCCGCGCCGCGCTGGCCGAGGCCGGACTCGACTGGCGCCAGATCGAATTGGTCGCAGGCGCAGACACGATTCGCAACGGCTACCCAGGCTTCATCGCCGGGTCGACGTTCGCCCAGAAGCTCGGCTGGAATGGCGTGCCCGTCAGCTCGAGCTACGCCGCCTGCGCCAGCGGATCGCAGGCGCTGCAGAGCGCGCGTGCCCAGATCCTGGCCGGCTTCTGCGACGTCGCCTTGGTGATCGGTGCCGACACCACGCCCAAGGGAGCGTTCGCGCCCGTCGGCGGAGAGCGCAAGAACGACCCCGACTGGCAACGCTTCCACCTCATCGGCGCGATGAACCCGGTGTACTTCGCGCTGCTTGCTCGCCGCCGAATGGATCTCTACGGCGCGACGTCGGAGGACTTCGCCCAGGTCAAGGTGAAGAACTCCCGCCACGGCCTGCAGAATCCAAATGCCCGCTACCGCAAGGAATCCGCCGTCGAGCACGTGCTCGCCAGCCCCGTCGTGTCGGACCCGTTGCGACAACTCGACATCTGCGCGACGTCCGACGGCGCCGCGGCACTGATCGTCGCGAGCAAGTCCTTCGCCGAGAAGCACCTCGGCTCACTCGAAGGCGTGCCGTCGGTGCGCGCAGTGTCCACGGTGACGCCGCGCTACCCCCAGCACCTGCCTGAATTGCCGGACATCGCAACGGATTCGACCGCCGTGGTGCCCGGCCCCGACCGCGTGTTCAAGGACCAGATCCTCGACGCGGCGTACGCCGAGGCGGGCATCGGGCCCGAGGACGTCAGCCTAGCCGAGGTCTACGACCTGTCGACGGCGTTGGAGCTGGACTGGTACGAGCACCTCGGGCTGTGCGCGAGGGGCGAGGCCGAGCAGCTGCTGCGCAGCGGCGCGACCACGATCGGTGGCCGCGTGCCAGTGAACCCGTCCGGCGGGCTGGCGTGCTTCGGCGAGGCGATCCCCGCGCAGGCGATCGCGCAGATCTGCGAACTCACCTGGCAGCTCAAGGGTCAGGCCACCGGCAGGCAGGTCGAGGGTGCGAAGGTCGGCATCACCGCGAACCAGGGCCTGTTCGGCCACGGTTCGTCGGTGATCGTCGCGCGCTGACGTCCGCGAGCATGCGCCGACTCGGGTTCGAGCGCGGCGTGTCGCCCGCAGACACGCACGCTCGCCGGAGAACGGTCAGGCGACACCGAGGTAGGCGGCGCGGATGCTGTCGTCCTTGAGCAGGTCGCGGGCGACGCCTTCGCGGGTGACGCGGCCGGTCTCGAGGATGTAGGCCCGGTCGGAGCGGCTGAGCGCCTGCTGGGCGTTCTGTTCGACCAGCAGCACGGTGGTGCCCTGGGTGTTGATCTCCGAGATGATCCGGAAGATCTGCGAGATCACCATGGGTGCCAGGCCCATCGAGGGCTCGTCGAG from Mycolicibacterium arabiense includes the following:
- the polA gene encoding DNA polymerase I, whose protein sequence is MSPAKTAPQRAAGTPSADTKPTLMLLDGNSLAFRAFFALPAENFKTQGGLTTNAVYGFTAMLINLLRDEQPTHIASAFDVSRQTFRMERYPEYKAGRSATPDEFRGQIDITKEVLGALGITVLAEPGFEADDIIATLATQAENEGYRVLIVTGDRDALQLVSDDVTVLYPRKGVSELTRFTPEAVVEKYGLTPTQYPDFAALRGDPSDNLPGIPGVGEKTASKWIVEYGSLQALVDQVDTVKGKVGDALRANVSHVILNRELTQLVKDVPLAQTPDTLRMQPWNRDQIHRLFDDLEFRVLRDRLFETLASADPEVEVGFDVRGGVLEPGTLAAWLSEHSLGNRFGLAVVGTHLAYDGDATALAIVAADGEGCYIDTTTLGPEDEAALSSWLADPGPPKALHEAKLAMHDLEGRGWTLRGVTSDTALAAYLVRPGQRSFALDDLSVRYLRRELRAEGPEQQQLSLLDDADGVDDQAVQTLLLRASAVMDLADALDEELARIDSSSLLGQMELPVQRALAAMESRGIAVDLDLLGELQSQFADLIRDAAEAAYSVIGKQINLGSPKQLQVVLFDELEMPKTKRTKTGYTTDADALQSLFDKTGHPFLQHLLAHRDATRLKVTVDGLLNSVASDGRIHTTFNQTIAATGRLSSTEPNLQNIPIRTEDGRRIRNGFVVGEGYAELMTADYSQIEMRIMAHLSRDEGLIEAFNTGEDLHSFVASRAFDVPIDEVTPELRRRVKAMSYGLAYGLSAYGLAAQLKISTEEAKVQMDQYFARFGGIRDYLRDVVDQARKDGYTSTVFGRRRYLPELDSSNRNVREAAERAALNAPIQGSAADIIKVAMVNVESAIAEAGLTSRMLLQVHDELLFEVADGEHEVLEELVRKEMGGAYPLDVPLEVSVGYGRSWDAAAH
- a CDS encoding Zn-ribbon domain-containing OB-fold protein encodes the protein MPGDTDAATQLPAIDGWWSQDDSGATSLIAGKCTQCSTYVFPPRANNCPNPACDGDELAQVPISRRGTVWSYTENRYPPPAPYPAQESFEPFAIAAVELAEEGLIVLGKVVDGTLAADLKVGMEMELTTMPLYTDEDGFVRSVYAWRIA
- a CDS encoding lipid-transfer protein; translation: MSASTPEPLYILGAGMHPWGKWGRDFTEYGVVAARAALAEAGLDWRQIELVAGADTIRNGYPGFIAGSTFAQKLGWNGVPVSSSYAACASGSQALQSARAQILAGFCDVALVIGADTTPKGAFAPVGGERKNDPDWQRFHLIGAMNPVYFALLARRRMDLYGATSEDFAQVKVKNSRHGLQNPNARYRKESAVEHVLASPVVSDPLRQLDICATSDGAAALIVASKSFAEKHLGSLEGVPSVRAVSTVTPRYPQHLPELPDIATDSTAVVPGPDRVFKDQILDAAYAEAGIGPEDVSLAEVYDLSTALELDWYEHLGLCARGEAEQLLRSGATTIGGRVPVNPSGGLACFGEAIPAQAIAQICELTWQLKGQATGRQVEGAKVGITANQGLFGHGSSVIVAR
- a CDS encoding alpha/beta fold hydrolase, yielding MSTNSNGITFVLVPGMCHGAWCFDELAASLREAGHRVLAVTLTGVAERAHLLHGGVNLDTHVTDVVSAIDNDDAADDLVLVGHSYGGMVITGAADRISERVDALVFIDAVVPHDGESCWDVVDEEERRWYVGVDDSGFGVPPLPFFDERATAHPLASVMQRLRVSGTLDRFRRLEYVYALDWPGESPLRPSYDRVRDDPRWNCHELDGKHNLMRDNPDDLLRILLDVAQR
- a CDS encoding LysR family transcriptional regulator; the encoded protein is MELRQLEYVVAVAEEANFTRAAGRVHVAQPAVSAQIARLERELGEPLFDRGKREVRLTAAGTALLPHARAALASVAAARTAVDELGQLVRGSVAIGAVTAHDVDLPGLLAEFHVAHPGVDISLGSDDSEALIDGIRMGRLDAAIVSISDHVPDGLAAEVVTDQRIVAAVGKADPWVRRRAVAVTDLAERPVIALPPGTGIRRRFDEACAAAGVAVRVAFEATTPGALADLAERGLGVALLPEVAAAARAGLHVLPIVPELRGRLVFAWRADGPMSPAARVLVEMARRRLRVGPDE